The proteins below are encoded in one region of Methylocystis rosea:
- a CDS encoding DUF1538 domain-containing protein, translating to MKLASLLDEFRVVAESVTEAVLPLLALFLVFQALFLKLPRRSVLDILTGTLMAAAGLLLFLVGVEMSFMPFGRSIGEAIGAMPEKWLLAPIGFLLGFVTTWSEPAVRIFADQVEEASTGSISAPTVLYTVSIGVALSVALGLFRIAYGIPLLFLLAPGYVLVIVIMWLCEKDFVAIAVDAGGVATGPMANTFLLALALGAADLANGNTIVEGLGLVSLIALAPMVSVMTLGLLVRWTGPRQE from the coding sequence GTGAAACTAGCTTCGCTGCTCGACGAATTCCGCGTCGTCGCGGAAAGCGTCACCGAGGCGGTGCTGCCGCTCCTCGCGCTCTTCCTTGTCTTCCAGGCGTTATTTCTAAAGCTGCCCCGCCGGAGCGTGTTGGATATTCTAACCGGTACACTCATGGCCGCGGCGGGGCTGCTTCTTTTCCTCGTCGGCGTTGAGATGAGTTTCATGCCCTTCGGCCGCTCAATCGGTGAGGCGATCGGCGCAATGCCGGAAAAGTGGCTGCTTGCGCCAATCGGCTTCTTGCTCGGCTTTGTCACCACCTGGAGCGAGCCGGCGGTGCGTATCTTCGCCGATCAGGTTGAGGAAGCTTCGACCGGCTCGATTTCGGCGCCGACCGTGCTCTATACGGTCAGCATCGGGGTTGCGCTGTCGGTCGCCCTCGGGCTTTTTCGGATTGCCTACGGCATTCCGCTGCTCTTTCTACTTGCGCCTGGCTATGTGCTGGTCATCGTAATCATGTGGCTATGCGAAAAGGACTTCGTGGCGATCGCGGTCGATGCCGGCGGCGTCGCCACGGGCCCGATGGCGAATACGTTTCTTCTGGCGCTTGCGCTCGGTGCGGCAGATTTGGCCAATGGGAATACGATCGTCGAGGGCTTGGGGCTCGTGTCGCTGATTGCGCTCGCGCCCATGGTTTCAGTCATGACATTGGGACTTCTTGTCCGCTGGACCGGACCACGACAGGAGTAG
- the tnpC gene encoding IS66 family transposase has protein sequence MDAAAKALFDENAVLKAELAVARAKASEDAALIAQQTLRIAKLQRQIHGQKSERSARLLDQLSLELEELEASATEDELAAERAVAKMTTVAGFERKRPERNTFPEHLPRERVVIETPKTCACCGGSRLRKLGEDVTQTLETTPRQWKVIETVREKFTCRDCEKITQAPAPFHPIPRAWAGPSLLAMIVFEKFGQHQPLNRQAERYALEGAPIALSTMADAVGAVCAALDPLRRLIEAHVMAAERLHGDDTTVPVLAKGKTDTGRCWVYVRDDRPFGGAGPPAAMFYYSRDRKGEHPQTHLAGYAGILQADAYDGYNKLYLADRKPGPVREAACWVHARRPFFAMADLEENARRKASGKKEIPLSPIAIEVVRRIDALFAIERSINGKSPEERVAVRHASSRPLVDDLHVYMREQATKLSRGHDLAKAIQYMLKRWAAFTLFLNDGRVCMSNNAAERGLRGIALGRKSWLFCGSDRGGQRAAAMYGLIVTAKMNGLDPQAWLADVLARIAGYPAHRLDELLPWNWRRAAAADPAIAA, from the coding sequence ATGGACGCTGCGGCCAAAGCCCTTTTCGACGAAAACGCTGTGCTGAAAGCGGAGCTGGCCGTCGCGCGGGCGAAGGCGTCGGAAGATGCGGCGCTGATCGCGCAGCAGACGCTGCGGATCGCAAAGTTGCAGCGTCAGATTCACGGGCAGAAGTCGGAGCGCTCGGCGCGGCTGCTCGATCAATTGTCGCTCGAACTCGAAGAACTGGAAGCGAGCGCGACGGAAGACGAACTCGCCGCGGAGCGCGCTGTCGCCAAAATGACGACAGTCGCCGGCTTCGAGCGCAAGCGGCCGGAGCGCAACACATTCCCGGAGCATCTGCCGCGCGAACGCGTCGTGATCGAGACGCCCAAGACCTGCGCCTGCTGCGGCGGTTCGCGCCTGCGCAAGCTCGGCGAGGATGTGACGCAGACGCTGGAGACGACGCCGCGTCAATGGAAAGTGATCGAGACTGTGCGGGAGAAGTTCACCTGCCGGGACTGCGAGAAGATCACGCAAGCGCCGGCGCCGTTCCATCCGATACCACGCGCGTGGGCGGGCCCGAGCCTGCTGGCGATGATCGTGTTCGAGAAGTTCGGACAACACCAGCCGCTGAATCGTCAGGCCGAGCGCTATGCATTGGAAGGCGCGCCGATCGCGCTGTCGACGATGGCCGATGCAGTGGGCGCGGTCTGCGCGGCGCTCGATCCTCTCCGCCGCTTGATCGAAGCCCATGTGATGGCGGCCGAGCGTTTGCATGGGGACGACACGACAGTGCCGGTGCTGGCGAAGGGCAAGACCGACACTGGGCGCTGCTGGGTTTATGTTCGCGATGACAGACCGTTTGGCGGCGCCGGGCCGCCCGCAGCGATGTTTTACTACTCGCGCGATCGGAAGGGCGAGCATCCACAAACCCATCTGGCGGGATACGCCGGCATCCTGCAGGCCGACGCCTACGACGGTTACAACAAGCTCTATCTGGCGGACCGAAAACCGGGACCCGTTCGCGAGGCCGCGTGTTGGGTGCACGCTCGCCGACCGTTCTTCGCCATGGCCGATCTTGAGGAGAACGCGCGTCGCAAGGCTTCGGGCAAGAAGGAGATACCTCTCTCGCCGATCGCGATTGAGGTCGTTCGTCGCATCGACGCGCTGTTTGCAATCGAACGCTCCATCAACGGCAAGAGCCCGGAGGAGCGCGTTGCGGTTCGACATGCCTCGAGCCGGCCTCTGGTCGACGATCTCCACGTCTACATGCGAGAGCAGGCGACCAAGTTGTCGCGCGGGCACGACCTGGCAAAGGCGATCCAGTACATGCTGAAGCGCTGGGCGGCCTTCACGCTGTTCCTTAATGACGGACGTGTGTGCATGTCCAACAATGCCGCCGAGCGCGGCCTGCGCGGCATCGCTTTGGGAAGAAAATCGTGGTTGTTCTGCGGATCCGATCGCGGCGGGCAGCGCGCTGCGGCCATGTACGGCCTCATCGTGACGGCGAAAATGAACGGCCTTGATCCGCAGGCTTGGTTGGCCGACGTCCTGGCTCGCATCGCCGGGTATCCCGCGCACCGGCTTGATGAACTGCTTCCGTGGAACTGGCGCCGAGCAGCAGCGGCAGACCCGGCGATTGCGGCCTGA
- a CDS encoding P-II family nitrogen regulator → MLLNASLIVTIVRKGWGNTVLEASVKAGARGGTVVYGRGIGVNEHETIFGISIEPEKEIVLTVVYTDQSDAILQEIVRAAELTKPNHGLAFVMPLEKVVGVPHLHNEPLCPGDPSKSKKRQS, encoded by the coding sequence ATGTTATTGAACGCATCACTGATCGTGACCATCGTGCGGAAAGGATGGGGCAACACCGTCCTGGAAGCTTCGGTCAAAGCTGGCGCTCGCGGGGGCACGGTCGTTTATGGACGCGGCATCGGCGTCAACGAACATGAAACAATCTTTGGCATTTCTATCGAACCAGAAAAGGAGATCGTCCTCACCGTCGTCTATACGGATCAAAGCGATGCGATCCTCCAGGAGATCGTCCGCGCGGCCGAGCTGACGAAGCCCAATCACGGGCTCGCTTTCGTCATGCCGCTCGAAAAGGTGGTTGGCGTCCCTCATCTTCACAATGAACCACTCTGTCCAGGAGATCCATCGAAATCTAAAAAGCGTCAATCGTGA
- a CDS encoding SulP family inorganic anion transporter produces the protein MVDDAPPGTGREFGGVINLWSLPIAIWKGVPMDAHRPAALLGLLTINSIFAWRRAAPPRLAFLPAPLTGVGLATFAAWHFNVDIKYVPAPDDLLGAINMPTLHALGRLGEVALWAAGLSLAFVAGAESLLTATAVDVIQRRTARPKYNKELVAQGVGNLLCGMLGVLPVSGVIVRSAANCERRRPDAALHHAAWRVDFAAHHHGTETSCALFPSSASRQCSFTPASI, from the coding sequence ATGGTCGATGACGCGCCACCCGGAACCGGACGGGAATTCGGCGGCGTCATCAATCTATGGTCGTTGCCCATAGCGATCTGGAAAGGCGTTCCCATGGACGCCCATCGGCCGGCGGCGCTGCTTGGCTTACTGACGATTAACTCGATATTCGCCTGGCGGCGAGCCGCCCCACCTAGGCTTGCATTCCTGCCCGCGCCACTGACGGGCGTCGGACTGGCAACCTTCGCGGCCTGGCATTTCAACGTGGACATCAAATATGTTCCGGCGCCGGACGATCTTCTGGGCGCTATAAACATGCCGACACTTCATGCGCTCGGGAGGTTGGGCGAGGTAGCGCTATGGGCGGCGGGCCTGTCGCTTGCCTTCGTCGCCGGCGCGGAGTCGCTGCTGACGGCGACTGCAGTCGATGTAATACAGCGTCGCACGGCGCGCCCAAAATACAACAAAGAGCTTGTGGCACAAGGCGTCGGCAATCTGCTGTGCGGCATGCTCGGCGTGCTGCCCGTTTCTGGCGTCATCGTGCGCAGCGCCGCCAATTGTGAACGCCGGCGGCCGGACGCGGCTCTCCACCATGCTGCATGGCGTGTGGATTTTGCTGCTCATCACCATGGCACCGAAACGTCCTGCGCATTATTCCCGTCGTCAGCCTCGCGGCAGTGCTCGTTTACGCCGGCCTCAATCTGA
- a CDS encoding DUF1538 domain-containing protein: MLPLLKEKLLEVLKAVAPLFIMVCVLQLTLVSAPTTIFIDFIGGLVFIVAGMLFLFAGVDYGILPMGKYIGSALPEKGSIVLVVAVAFAFGFATTVAEPDVLVLANQVNRVTNAISRQAVLYAIALGVAVFTAIAMSRIVFGFSLRGLLTVTYGAMIVLSFFAPAQFVPLSYDAGSVTTGVLTAPVVISIAIGLSSVLAGRSAISDGFGLLGFASVGPIFVMMVIGMFLR; the protein is encoded by the coding sequence ATGCTGCCGCTATTAAAGGAAAAATTACTGGAGGTGCTCAAGGCCGTCGCGCCGCTGTTCATTATGGTGTGCGTGCTCCAACTGACGCTGGTCAGCGCGCCAACGACAATTTTCATCGATTTTATCGGGGGATTGGTGTTCATCGTCGCAGGGATGCTGTTTCTTTTCGCCGGCGTGGACTACGGCATCCTACCGATGGGAAAATACATCGGTTCCGCCTTGCCGGAGAAAGGATCCATTGTACTCGTCGTCGCGGTCGCCTTCGCCTTCGGCTTCGCGACGACGGTCGCCGAACCCGATGTGCTCGTCCTCGCCAATCAGGTGAACCGCGTCACGAATGCGATTTCCCGGCAGGCCGTGCTCTATGCGATCGCTTTGGGCGTGGCGGTCTTTACCGCTATCGCAATGTCTCGCATCGTTTTCGGATTTTCGCTGCGCGGCCTGCTGACGGTCACCTATGGGGCTATGATCGTCCTCTCTTTCTTCGCGCCGGCGCAATTCGTCCCCCTCTCTTATGACGCCGGTAGCGTGACCACGGGCGTTTTGACAGCTCCGGTGGTCATTTCCATCGCTATAGGCTTAAGTTCCGTTCTCGCCGGCCGCTCGGCCATCTCCGACGGCTTTGGGCTCCTAGGATTCGCCTCGGTCGGTCCAATCTTCGTCATGATGGTCATAGGGATGTTTCTGCGGTGA
- a CDS encoding TniB family NTP-binding protein — MIDRAAHVTDEVASLLDASNDARIQFIRSKPWVHYPKAKHIVDLIQGLPTHPRTTRMPSIAVYGDSGMGKSMIVGRFKHDQMLAFDAATADARRKFLVVELAGGPGERRLYAQILSALGAPSNPRATIVALEQTTIRLLRAVGVQVLLIDEIHNIIAGSWREQRVVLNTLRFLSNELQLSLVCFGITEAREAINGDVQLARRFDVVTLPRWKADDEFQQLVLAILRNLPLRQPSILTARGLKRILRVTEGVTSKIFRLVNEVAIQAIETGTERLTDEAIDDWRPISEEEAAFQ; from the coding sequence GTGATCGATAGGGCCGCCCACGTCACGGACGAAGTTGCAAGTCTTCTCGACGCATCTAATGACGCGCGGATCCAATTTATTCGATCAAAGCCGTGGGTCCACTATCCAAAAGCAAAACATATCGTCGATTTGATTCAGGGTCTCCCGACTCACCCGCGCACGACGCGAATGCCGTCAATCGCCGTCTATGGCGACAGCGGCATGGGAAAATCGATGATCGTCGGGCGCTTCAAGCACGACCAGATGCTCGCTTTCGATGCAGCAACAGCCGACGCACGACGTAAATTTCTCGTTGTGGAGTTGGCGGGCGGGCCGGGCGAGCGGCGCCTTTATGCACAAATTCTCTCTGCACTTGGCGCCCCTTCCAATCCGCGCGCGACAATTGTCGCATTAGAGCAGACGACAATTCGACTATTGCGAGCCGTGGGCGTTCAAGTCCTGCTGATAGATGAAATTCATAATATCATCGCCGGTTCATGGCGCGAGCAGCGTGTCGTTCTGAACACGCTTCGTTTCTTGAGTAACGAGCTTCAGCTTTCGCTTGTCTGCTTCGGCATCACGGAAGCACGTGAGGCGATCAACGGCGACGTACAGCTTGCCAGACGCTTTGATGTTGTCACGTTGCCGCGCTGGAAAGCCGATGACGAGTTTCAGCAACTCGTCCTTGCCATTCTCCGCAATCTCCCGCTTCGTCAGCCGAGCATTCTGACGGCGCGCGGTCTCAAACGAATTCTTCGAGTGACTGAAGGCGTAACGTCAAAAATATTCCGCCTTGTGAATGAAGTCGCGATCCAGGCTATCGAGACAGGAACGGAACGACTAACCGACGAAGCCATTGATGATTGGAGGCCTATCAGCGAGGAGGAAGCCGCGTTCCAATGA
- the tnpB gene encoding IS66 family insertion sequence element accessory protein TnpB (TnpB, as the term is used for proteins encoded by IS66 family insertion elements, is considered an accessory protein, since TnpC, encoded by a neighboring gene, is a DDE family transposase.) → MIPIPSGVRVWIATGHTDMRRGMQGLALQVQEQLKRDPHAGDLYIFRGRRGDLAKILWHDGIGLSLYAKRLDRGKFIWPSATAGAVSISAAQMAYMLEGIDWRNPQLTWRPKSAG, encoded by the coding sequence ATGATCCCGATTCCGAGCGGCGTTCGGGTATGGATTGCAACGGGCCACACCGACATGCGGCGCGGCATGCAGGGCCTCGCGCTTCAGGTTCAAGAGCAATTGAAACGCGACCCTCATGCGGGCGATCTCTACATTTTCCGCGGACGCCGCGGCGATCTCGCCAAAATCCTCTGGCACGACGGGATCGGTCTGTCGCTCTATGCCAAGCGGCTCGACCGCGGAAAGTTCATCTGGCCCTCGGCGACGGCGGGCGCGGTGTCGATTTCGGCCGCTCAGATGGCCTATATGCTTGAAGGGATAGATTGGAGAAACCCACAGCTGACGTGGCGACCCAAGAGCGCTGGCTAA
- a CDS encoding IS4 family transposase, whose translation MQVGSETGQAGWQDAEVAAASIPDKRLQRRLRRLLEQLSAAPGKPVPAACGDWAATKAAYRFFDNPRVTEHGVLSGHFAATAARSKASEGPILILQDTTEFIYSRESPGKIGFTKTINAGRYKAGQPNTRTLCGVLMHSSLAVTTSGTPLGLAAVKFWTRSKFKGTAAIKRLVNQTRVPIETKESYRWLENLRQSIALMGSPERCVHVGDRESDIYELFCLAQDLGTRFLVRVQTNRLAEPPTEAAPTDAAHRVFAQLAAVPWSGRHQVAIGGEDHEIAFLQIKFASVKTLPPIGKQKRYAPQTLFYIHALEVDPPSDRDPIDWRLVTNLPVDDLAAAIEKLDWYALRWKIEVFHKVMKSGCRAEDAKLQTAERLVKLLALITVVSWRIFWITMSARAQPLAKPETVLTPAEIETLDRIDAARSRPRIMRRTVATYLLQITMLGGYLARTRDPPPGNMVVWRGLTKLQDIAFGIAIGSTRRCG comes from the coding sequence ATGCAGGTTGGATCAGAAACCGGCCAGGCCGGCTGGCAAGATGCCGAGGTGGCCGCGGCGAGTATTCCGGATAAACGTCTGCAACGTCGTTTGCGGCGGTTGTTGGAGCAACTTTCAGCCGCCCCTGGTAAGCCGGTTCCTGCGGCATGTGGCGATTGGGCTGCGACGAAGGCGGCCTATCGATTTTTCGATAATCCCCGCGTCACTGAGCATGGCGTGTTGTCGGGACACTTCGCCGCGACCGCGGCGCGATCCAAGGCTAGCGAAGGTCCAATCCTGATTCTGCAGGACACGACCGAATTCATTTATAGTCGCGAGTCGCCTGGCAAGATTGGCTTCACGAAGACCATCAACGCCGGGCGCTACAAAGCCGGCCAACCCAATACGCGGACATTATGCGGCGTTTTGATGCATTCGAGTCTAGCCGTCACTACCAGCGGGACGCCGCTCGGCTTGGCGGCGGTGAAGTTCTGGACGCGCAGCAAGTTCAAAGGAACGGCCGCGATCAAGCGCCTCGTGAACCAAACGCGCGTACCGATAGAGACGAAGGAAAGCTATCGCTGGCTTGAGAATCTGCGCCAATCCATCGCGCTTATGGGTTCGCCCGAGCGCTGCGTGCACGTCGGCGATCGGGAAAGTGACATTTACGAACTCTTCTGCCTCGCACAGGATCTCGGAACGCGATTTCTCGTGCGCGTTCAGACCAACCGGCTGGCCGAGCCACCGACAGAAGCAGCGCCGACGGATGCGGCCCATCGCGTCTTCGCCCAACTCGCCGCGGTCCCTTGGTCTGGTCGCCATCAGGTCGCGATTGGCGGCGAGGATCACGAAATCGCTTTCTTGCAGATCAAGTTTGCCTCGGTGAAGACATTGCCGCCCATCGGCAAACAAAAGCGATACGCGCCACAAACCCTTTTCTACATTCACGCCCTCGAAGTCGACCCGCCTTCGGATCGCGACCCGATCGACTGGAGGCTCGTGACCAATCTGCCTGTCGACGATCTCGCAGCCGCCATCGAAAAGCTCGACTGGTACGCACTGCGCTGGAAAATCGAGGTGTTCCACAAGGTCATGAAATCTGGTTGCCGCGCCGAAGATGCGAAATTGCAGACTGCCGAACGGCTGGTGAAATTGCTCGCCCTCATCACAGTCGTCAGCTGGCGCATCTTTTGGATCACCATGTCTGCGCGGGCTCAACCACTCGCGAAACCCGAGACTGTCCTCACACCTGCCGAGATTGAAACACTCGACCGCATCGATGCGGCGCGCTCCAGACCGCGCATCATGCGCCGAACGGTCGCAACCTACTTGTTACAGATCACCATGCTCGGCGGCTATCTCGCTCGCACGCGCGATCCTCCCCCAGGAAACATGGTCGTCTGGCGTGGCCTGACCAAATTGCAAGATATCGCTTTCGGCATCGCTATCGGTTCAACACGCAGATGTGGGTAA
- a CDS encoding Mu transposase C-terminal domain-containing protein yields MNSNNENAPCPDDADTTGSDDPQWLEACRREEAIRELLGRSAGDRLRTSDVEDVALDLGISRATLYRLVAIYRETPTVEALQPKPRGRSKGALALDKSRHKLIRQTIREVYLKPQRPTLTHLVEQIHLRFVQHGWPLPDRRTIKTRVDDIERRLVARKRKDKRAIKATTPVPGEYKASRPLEVVQIDHTLVDLIVVHEETREPLARPWLTLAIDVFTRMITGFHLSMDPPSRLSVSLCVLHGVYDKTAWLQEREIDATWPVAGLPEAFHVDNGADFRSKAFIRGCRNEGVDIIWRPPGEPHYGGHIERLIGTMMGQMHLLPGTSFGNPIERGSYDPKKNSAMSLRELECFLGWEIAGGYHDRIHSTLMRSPLAVWREHEARINLRMPHDRMAFWVSLLPEAYRTLRPDGVWLHGLPYWSNVLSADLGGAKRELLVKYDPRDISRIFVQRPSGRFVEARSRDLTCPSISLREWKLRRRETRAQARAEREPNQWITTAKAKRRIVDDAIRKTAQARRDPQPKNKISVDDEGFGSLKGIDSRTPSILEIAEKQRDR; encoded by the coding sequence ATGAACAGCAATAATGAGAACGCGCCCTGCCCTGATGACGCCGACACGACGGGGTCCGACGACCCGCAGTGGTTAGAGGCATGTCGACGCGAGGAGGCCATCAGAGAATTGTTAGGCCGCTCCGCGGGCGACCGGCTACGAACAAGCGACGTCGAAGATGTTGCTTTGGACCTCGGGATCAGTCGCGCGACACTTTATCGCCTCGTCGCGATCTATCGCGAAACGCCCACCGTTGAGGCGCTTCAGCCGAAGCCGCGAGGCCGATCGAAAGGGGCGCTCGCTCTCGACAAATCGCGTCATAAGTTGATCCGCCAGACGATCCGGGAAGTCTATCTGAAGCCGCAGCGTCCAACGCTGACCCACCTCGTCGAACAAATCCATTTGCGTTTCGTCCAGCACGGATGGCCATTGCCAGATCGTCGAACGATCAAGACGCGCGTCGATGACATCGAGAGGCGATTGGTCGCGCGTAAACGGAAGGACAAACGCGCGATCAAAGCGACAACGCCAGTTCCGGGCGAATACAAAGCCTCCCGGCCGCTCGAGGTGGTTCAGATCGATCACACGCTCGTCGATCTCATCGTCGTTCACGAAGAGACGCGCGAACCGCTCGCACGCCCTTGGCTGACGCTGGCGATCGATGTGTTTACGCGAATGATTACGGGCTTTCATCTTTCGATGGATCCCCCTTCACGGCTTTCCGTGAGCCTCTGCGTTCTCCATGGCGTTTACGACAAGACAGCCTGGTTGCAGGAACGTGAGATCGACGCGACATGGCCAGTCGCCGGCTTGCCAGAGGCCTTTCACGTCGACAATGGCGCAGATTTCAGAAGCAAGGCTTTCATTCGCGGTTGTCGCAACGAAGGCGTCGATATCATTTGGCGCCCGCCTGGCGAACCGCATTACGGCGGTCATATCGAACGGCTGATCGGAACGATGATGGGTCAGATGCATCTTCTGCCCGGCACTTCATTTGGAAATCCGATCGAACGAGGGTCCTACGATCCGAAAAAGAATTCAGCCATGTCGTTGCGAGAGCTCGAATGCTTTCTCGGCTGGGAGATTGCGGGCGGCTATCACGACCGAATACACAGCACCTTGATGCGCTCACCATTGGCAGTCTGGCGCGAACATGAGGCGCGGATCAATCTGCGCATGCCGCATGATCGAATGGCCTTCTGGGTTTCGTTATTGCCCGAGGCGTATCGAACACTCAGGCCAGACGGCGTCTGGTTGCATGGATTGCCATACTGGTCGAACGTTTTAAGCGCCGATCTCGGAGGCGCCAAACGCGAGCTTTTAGTCAAATATGATCCCCGAGATATTTCAAGAATTTTTGTTCAGCGTCCTTCCGGGCGTTTCGTCGAAGCCCGGAGCCGCGATCTTACGTGCCCATCAATAAGTCTCCGCGAATGGAAACTACGTCGGCGCGAAACGCGAGCGCAAGCGCGCGCGGAACGCGAACCGAACCAGTGGATCACTACTGCAAAGGCCAAGCGTCGCATTGTTGACGATGCAATAAGGAAGACGGCGCAGGCCCGCCGCGACCCGCAGCCCAAAAACAAGATTTCGGTGGATGACGAAGGATTCGGCTCGCTCAAGGGCATCGACTCGCGCACTCCTTCCATTCTGGAAATCGCGGAGAAGCAGCGTGATCGATAG
- the tnpA gene encoding IS66-like element accessory protein TnpA: MSDGKDDGGAAPGRRRRSWTLDEKRRVVDESLAEGASIAEVARRYDLNANQLFTWRRQLAVEPAGLSDLAPILPVTITPETAAEYSGPAPTCQMEIVLSEGDRIIVWADVEAAALTRVLKALSRR, encoded by the coding sequence ATGTCGGACGGCAAGGACGATGGTGGAGCGGCGCCCGGGCGCAGGCGTCGATCCTGGACCCTTGATGAGAAGCGTCGGGTCGTCGACGAGAGCCTTGCGGAAGGCGCCTCGATAGCCGAGGTGGCGAGACGCTACGATCTCAACGCTAATCAACTTTTCACTTGGCGGCGGCAGCTTGCCGTTGAGCCCGCCGGGTTGAGTGACCTCGCGCCGATTCTGCCAGTGACGATCACGCCGGAGACAGCGGCGGAGTATTCCGGCCCCGCGCCGACCTGCCAAATGGAGATTGTGCTTTCTGAAGGCGATCGGATCATCGTGTGGGCGGACGTCGAGGCGGCGGCGCTCACGCGTGTCCTGAAGGCGCTGTCGCGGCGATGA
- a CDS encoding helix-turn-helix domain-containing protein — protein MAREAVGVKRYVVRLSGEERAHLEAMLRKGKYGAKTLIKAQILLKADVSEAGEGLSDGEIIEQLETSASMVYRVRKQLIEEGFAAVLTRKPHTRPSVPRIFDGEKEARLIALSCSTPPKGYARWTLRLLEKKVVELEIVETASDSTIGRVLKKHSQTPSQAAVGDSPAGRRQLRRGDGGRCQDTSFD, from the coding sequence ATGGCGCGGGAAGCAGTCGGCGTGAAGCGGTATGTGGTGCGCTTGAGCGGCGAGGAGCGGGCGCATCTGGAAGCCATGCTGCGCAAGGGCAAGTATGGGGCGAAGACGCTGATAAAGGCTCAAATTTTGCTGAAGGCGGACGTTTCCGAGGCGGGCGAAGGCTTGAGCGACGGCGAGATCATCGAACAATTGGAGACGAGCGCGTCGATGGTCTATCGGGTGCGCAAGCAGCTCATAGAGGAGGGCTTCGCCGCGGTCTTGACGCGCAAGCCGCACACGCGTCCCTCCGTGCCGCGGATTTTTGACGGCGAGAAGGAAGCCAGGCTGATCGCCCTGTCCTGCTCGACGCCGCCGAAAGGCTATGCGCGCTGGACGTTGCGGCTGCTGGAAAAGAAAGTCGTCGAGCTCGAAATCGTCGAGACGGCGAGCGACAGCACGATCGGTCGTGTCTTAAAAAAACATTCTCAAACCCCATCGCAAGCAGCAGTGGGTGATTCCCCCGCAGGCCGACGCCAGCTTCGTCGCGGCGATGGAGGACGTTGTCAGGATACATCCTTTGATTAG
- a CDS encoding universal stress protein, with the protein MFKRILLPVDLEQPQLTRQAIEAAIGIADPDARLRLVNVQTMLPTMFIEYGPPDYEDEVRLEAQKQIAKTTVKIDYPRKRISTIVRIGAIYDEALTEAGEWNADLIVICSNRPTLATYLLGSNAAKIVRHATCSVLVVR; encoded by the coding sequence ATGTTCAAGAGAATCCTCCTCCCGGTTGATCTCGAGCAACCCCAGCTGACACGACAAGCGATCGAAGCGGCTATAGGGATCGCCGATCCTGACGCCAGATTGCGCCTTGTTAATGTGCAAACGATGCTACCCACGATGTTCATCGAATACGGACCTCCCGATTATGAAGACGAGGTTCGACTTGAGGCTCAAAAACAAATCGCGAAAACCACAGTGAAGATTGATTACCCGCGTAAGCGCATTTCGACCATTGTGAGAATCGGCGCGATCTATGACGAGGCCCTGACCGAGGCCGGAGAGTGGAATGCCGATCTCATCGTTATCTGCTCAAACCGGCCAACCTTGGCGACGTATCTTCTTGGCTCAAATGCCGCAAAAATCGTACGACATGCCACATGCTCAGTACTGGTGGTGCGTTGA
- a CDS encoding STAS domain-containing protein, producing the protein MLVYAGLNLINYGFVRFLWSQERVETAVYAATFAAVVITDVLTGIAVGVGLAIVRLLYTFSHLSIRREESDGVIYIHLEGAATFIRLPQLAAALEGLPPGTRVHVHLSELSYIDHACLDLFLSREWQLQSSGGELVLDWDALHGLFRKGDGRSSAKRAKANETRVGSVQRNKVARE; encoded by the coding sequence GTGCTCGTTTACGCCGGCCTCAATCTGATCAACTACGGCTTCGTGCGCTTTCTCTGGAGTCAGGAACGCGTCGAAACGGCCGTCTATGCTGCAACCTTCGCTGCAGTGGTGATAACCGACGTGCTGACCGGCATTGCAGTCGGCGTGGGACTTGCCATCGTCCGCCTGCTCTACACCTTCTCCCATCTCAGCATTCGCCGTGAAGAGAGTGACGGCGTGATCTATATACATCTCGAAGGCGCTGCGACATTCATCCGCCTTCCGCAGCTCGCCGCCGCTCTAGAAGGATTACCCCCAGGCACGCGCGTGCATGTGCATCTCAGTGAGTTGAGCTATATCGATCACGCCTGCCTCGACCTTTTTCTAAGCCGGGAGTGGCAGCTTCAAAGCTCCGGCGGAGAGCTCGTGCTCGACTGGGACGCGCTCCATGGATTGTTCCGTAAGGGCGATGGACGATCGAGCGCCAAGCGTGCGAAGGCGAACGAAACTCGTGTTGGAAGCGTTCAGAGGAACAAAGTTGCGCGAGAATAA